In Populus trichocarpa isolate Nisqually-1 chromosome 12, P.trichocarpa_v4.1, whole genome shotgun sequence, a genomic segment contains:
- the LOC7487080 gene encoding protein MIZU-KUSSEI 1, with protein MARTSEDSSSKRHFHWTKKVGNEDVEAPSIKSSSNPNEQDKNENVKSHVAMPTPKKRLPAVAVARLRSVLAALGKNRSSLPMGLGSRVVGTLFGYRRGHVHFAFQRDPNSPPTFLIELATPISGLVREMASGLVRIALECDKEKEDQKKAVKLLEEPMWRTYCNGKRRGFATRKECGHKEWKVLKAVEPISMGAGVLPGCAAEGGADGELMYMRAKFERIVGSRDSEAFYMMNPDSNGAPELSIYLLRV; from the coding sequence ATGGCTAGAACCTCTGAAGATTCCTCCTCCAAGAGACACTTCCACTGGACCAAAAAGGTTGGAAACGAAGATGTTGAAGCTCCAAGCATCAAGTCCTCCTCAAACCCCAACGAACAagacaaaaatgaaaatgttaagaGCCATGTTGCAATGCCAACCCCGAAGAAAAGACTACCAGCAGTAGCAGTTGCTAGGCTCCGATCGGTTCTTGCAGCCCTTGGTAAGAACCGATCAAGCCTTCCAATGGGGCTTGGATCCCGAGTGGTTGGTACCCTTTTTGGATATCGCCGGGGTCATGTCCATTTCGCATTTCAAAGGGATCCCAATTCACCTCCTACTTTCCTTATTGAGCTGGCTACACCAATAAGTGGATTGGTTAGAGAGATGGCATCCGGGTTAGTCAGAATTGCATTGGAATGTGACAAAGAGAAGGAAGATCAAAAGAAAGCTGTGAAATTGCTGGAAGAGCCAATGTGGAGGACTTATTGCAATGGAAAGAGACGTGGTTTTGCCACGAGGAAGGAATGTGGGCATAAAGAGTGGAAGGTACTGAAAGCTGTAGAGCCAATCTCAATGGGTGCAGGTGTTTTGCCAGGGTGTGCAGCAGAGGGTGGAGCTGATGGTGAACTCATGTATATGAGAGCTAAGTTTGAAAGAATTGTGGGGTCTAGAGACTCTGAGGCTTTCTACATGATGAACCCTGATAGCAATGGAGCTCCTGAGCTCAGCATCTACCTGCTTAGAGTCTGA